One window from the genome of Staphylococcus hsinchuensis encodes:
- a CDS encoding YeiH family protein produces MKTLKSKAFIYGLLFTFIIAVISLLGSKLPFLDKIGALTIAILIAILYRHFKGYPEAYRLGIAFSSKRLLKLAIILYGLKLNIYDVIGKGSGLLLIDIGVILFSIGLMLLLNKYIKGDKHLTLLLGIGTGVCGAAAIAAISPILKSREKDSAISIGIVALIGTIFSLAYTVIYSVFTISPEVFGVWSGTSLHEIAHVILAADFSGQAALSIGLLGKLGRVFLLIPLSIILILIMRFKSQGETEKKRIDVPYFLLGFVMMALFHTYVPLPHMVMQIIDNVTTICLLMAMVALGLNVSFKDLKDRAFKPLIVVIVVSICLSVVTFIVAKCFYG; encoded by the coding sequence ATGAAGACCTTAAAAAGTAAAGCCTTTATTTATGGTTTATTATTCACATTTATCATCGCAGTTATAAGTTTATTAGGCTCAAAGTTACCATTTTTAGATAAGATAGGTGCTTTAACAATTGCTATACTGATTGCGATTCTATATAGACATTTTAAGGGTTACCCTGAAGCATATCGTTTAGGCATCGCATTTTCATCTAAACGGTTACTGAAATTAGCTATTATATTATATGGATTAAAGTTAAATATTTATGATGTGATTGGAAAAGGTAGCGGTTTGTTATTAATCGATATTGGAGTCATCCTTTTTAGTATCGGGTTAATGTTGTTACTAAATAAATACATTAAAGGGGATAAACACCTCACGCTATTATTAGGTATTGGCACTGGGGTATGTGGCGCGGCGGCTATTGCAGCAATATCTCCAATATTAAAGTCCAGAGAAAAAGATTCTGCGATTAGTATCGGGATTGTCGCACTTATTGGCACTATATTTTCACTTGCATATACTGTGATATATTCTGTTTTTACAATATCTCCTGAAGTATTTGGGGTCTGGTCAGGCACAAGTTTACATGAAATTGCACATGTAATTCTTGCTGCGGATTTCTCAGGTCAAGCAGCTTTGAGTATTGGATTGTTAGGAAAACTGGGACGTGTGTTTTTATTAATACCTTTGAGTATTATTTTAATTCTAATTATGAGATTTAAATCACAGGGCGAGACCGAAAAAAAACGTATTGATGTACCTTACTTTTTACTTGGTTTTGTCATGATGGCACTGTTCCATACTTATGTGCCATTGCCACACATGGTTATGCAAATTATCGATAATGTCACGACTATATGCTTATTGATGGCAATGGTTGCATTAGGGTTAAATGTTTCCTTTAAAGACTTAAAAGATCGTGCTTTCAAACCATTAATAGTTGTCATTGTTGTATCTATTTGTTTATCGGTTGTAACATTTATCGTCGCGAAATGCTTTTACGGTTAA
- a CDS encoding IS6-like element IS257 family transposase — MNYFRYKQFNKDVITVAVGYYLRYALSYRDISEILRERGVNVHHSTVYRWVQEYAPILYQIWKKKHKKAYYKWRIDETYIKIKGKWSYLYRAIDAEGHTLDIWLRKQRDNHSAYAFIKRLIKQFGKPQKVITDQAPSTKVAIAKVIKAFKLKPDCHCTSKYLNNLIEQDHRHIKVRKTRYQSINTAKNTLKGIECIYGLYKKNRRSLQIYGFSPCHEIRDMLAS; from the coding sequence ATGAATTATTTTAGATATAAGCAATTTAATAAAGATGTAATAACTGTAGCCGTCGGCTATTACTTAAGATACGCGCTTAGTTATCGTGATATATCTGAAATACTAAGAGAACGCGGCGTTAACGTTCATCATTCAACAGTCTACCGTTGGGTTCAAGAATATGCCCCAATTTTGTATCAAATTTGGAAGAAAAAGCATAAAAAAGCTTATTACAAATGGCGTATTGATGAGACGTACATCAAAATAAAAGGAAAATGGAGCTATTTATATCGTGCCATTGATGCAGAGGGACATACATTAGATATTTGGTTGCGTAAGCAACGAGATAATCATTCAGCATATGCGTTTATCAAACGTCTCATTAAACAATTTGGTAAACCTCAAAAGGTAATTACAGATCAGGCACCTTCAACGAAAGTAGCAATAGCTAAAGTAATTAAAGCTTTTAAACTTAAACCTGACTGTCATTGTACATCGAAATATCTGAATAACCTCATTGAGCAAGATCACCGTCATATTAAAGTAAGAAAGACAAGATATCAAAGTATCAATACGGCAAAGAATACTTTAAAAGGTATTGAATGTATTTATGGTCTATATAAAAAGAACCGCAGATCTCTTCAGATCTACGGATTTTCGCCATGCCACGAAATTAGGGATATGTTAGCCAGTTAA
- a CDS encoding ABC transporter ATP-binding protein, which produces MELLTLNEISKNIKSKKILKDVSFTLNSGDIIGLVGGNGAGKTTLMKVILGLSSYQSGTLKSHTLNKSNDIGALIENPGLYPFLTGFENMKLINEDKDTSNIQQIVDKLEMNDFIHSKAKTYSLGMKQKLGIALALLNHPKLVILDEPMNGLDPKAVKNVRETIIDFKNQGVTFLISSHILSELVKVTDSILIIDKGKIIKETTMEELNQSNESDLENILLNIIDQKGEQS; this is translated from the coding sequence ATGGAATTATTAACTTTGAACGAAATTAGTAAAAATATCAAAAGTAAAAAAATTCTAAAAGATGTATCTTTCACACTAAACAGTGGCGATATTATTGGATTAGTAGGTGGGAATGGTGCAGGAAAGACAACATTAATGAAGGTTATTTTAGGTCTATCCAGCTATCAATCTGGGACTCTAAAATCACATACTTTAAATAAAAGTAATGATATAGGTGCTTTAATTGAAAATCCTGGATTATATCCATTTCTTACTGGTTTTGAAAATATGAAGCTTATTAATGAAGATAAAGACACAAGTAATATTCAGCAAATTGTTGATAAGTTAGAAATGAATGATTTTATACATAGTAAAGCAAAAACTTATTCATTAGGAATGAAACAAAAGCTAGGTATCGCTCTGGCACTTTTAAATCATCCTAAATTAGTTATTTTAGATGAACCAATGAACGGCTTAGATCCAAAAGCCGTAAAAAATGTGAGAGAGACGATTATAGACTTTAAAAATCAAGGTGTAACTTTTTTAATATCTAGTCATATTTTAAGTGAACTTGTAAAAGTTACAGACTCAATTTTAATTATTGATAAAGGTAAAATTATTAAAGAGACTACTATGGAAGAATTGAACCAATCAAATGAAAGTGATTTAGAAAATATATTACTTAATATTATTGATCAAAAGGGGGAACAATCATAA
- a CDS encoding ABC transporter permease yields MGTLINQELYKIFKKKSSIIIPIIIFILMIAMAVLSNNYEDILKPESQFKQGYTGFSWIFFLMIIQAATIITMEFHYGTIKNLLYRNYSRMSIILSKFSALFIYSLILFIVTTLISLGLKLILFSDMDILKQSGDNLSLLQEHLLTALATYIGMWLILSLTLLISCLLKSPGVSIAVGIVFYFASSVISGILFAAIAQWEWLKWNPINMLNLSTQVLDNEVFKKMTKLELHELYIGNIVYIIIFLALVIFAFKKKNV; encoded by the coding sequence ATGGGCACTTTAATTAATCAAGAACTTTATAAGATATTTAAAAAGAAATCATCCATTATTATCCCAATTATAATATTTATTCTAATGATTGCTATGGCAGTTTTAAGTAATAATTATGAAGATATACTTAAGCCAGAATCACAGTTCAAACAAGGGTATACAGGATTTTCTTGGATCTTCTTCTTAATGATTATTCAAGCAGCAACCATAATCACTATGGAATTCCACTATGGTACAATTAAGAACTTACTTTATAGAAACTACTCAAGAATGAGTATTATTTTAAGTAAATTTAGCGCTTTATTTATTTATTCATTAATATTATTTATTGTTACTACTTTGATAAGCTTAGGTTTAAAATTAATCCTATTTTCTGATATGGATATTTTAAAACAATCTGGTGACAATTTATCACTGTTACAAGAGCACTTGTTAACTGCTTTAGCTACTTATATTGGTATGTGGTTAATATTGAGTTTAACATTATTAATTTCTTGCCTTTTAAAATCACCAGGTGTTTCGATTGCTGTAGGAATTGTCTTCTACTTTGCTTCTTCTGTTATTTCAGGCATACTCTTTGCGGCAATTGCTCAATGGGAATGGTTAAAATGGAACCCTATCAACATGTTAAATTTAAGTACACAAGTATTAGATAACGAAGTATTCAAAAAAATGACTAAACTAGAGTTACATGAACTATATATTGGGAACATTGTTTATATTATTATCTTTTTAGCATTAGTTATTTTTGCTTTTAAAAAGAAAAATGTATAA
- a CDS encoding type I toxin-antitoxin system Fst family toxin: MSEIFVNIMTTAASGCLVALFAHWLRKRNDE, translated from the coding sequence ATGTCTGAAATCTTTGTGAACATCATGACCACAGCAGCAAGTGGTTGTCTCGTTGCGCTATTTGCGCATTGGCTACGCAAGCGTAATGACGAATAG
- a CDS encoding Ig-like domain-containing protein: protein MGNKQGLLPNKLNKYSIRKFTVGTASLLVGATLVFGIGSEAQAAELDTITKEDVKSQDKGEALDIKNIKESEKDVTTEDDNNAQVQNSAQTVDKSENSNDTAVESTNDSVKTDETKETSENKSAQDDDNIKEDSNTQEESTNTSSQSSEVPQTKKDTNETSETAIDEDASTKEQNNKDNDTAQDDDNIKEDSNTQEESTNTSSQSSEVPQTKKDTNETSETAIDEDASTKEQNNKDNDTAQDDDNIKEDSNTQEESTNTSSQSSEDSQTKKEQPDKSSNSIKEPDKQQEEVAKEEKATTEIADKNKELELKNNKTDKNEESELESNLSSSENKKDTVESFLNSQLSDSETKKIMENANIDYDKATDEEINTEILRASLIEMANNKKKTETLATPQRTMFRAMATPTALRAAVNQDEELQKSLGYTDDYTFASMLFDPGKLDSDDALNSNIIPFDLHSYMSGANSGNRYKIDLKLDPIIAEHVTKISANPSGSNKPVEFVRIKDENGNLTDTWEVNFIRANDGLFGGAEILSQYTAKNGKIELDDTVGNIVSNAGNLSNNKLNYQVFVRDSKENKIVRTSESSGYFLTKADNDLVNLENNVSTENNNAFKASSGSATYNKDVGEFGGILIDQQIMKNGIFSYSKTKANQWSYNYQIDKDLLPYIEGVELHQYDYKGLEGFDKNYDAKNKVANLTIDEVGNGTITSDNLNKLIEFNNALPETVGVRVVLKLNQSVNNILTKDAKYDSEGNLIRETIKQKEDFTFAGYLTDSKGALINNTLGTSTLALQDYDKDGLLDRYERQVSLSDAESEDTDGDGKNDGDEVINYKTSPLVGKPQAADITTEDTVVSGSVPLKEGAATQTAKVINAEGTTVGTTTVNSDGTFSVSIPNSPEGTYTIAIDSPNYDNDEVNTFEIVDNSKLPAPSINPVDDNDQQIVVNGTSGSTVTVTDSNNNVLGTVTIPADDTSAAINVDTPLEAGTVLTSTASKDGKTSDVSDQITVTDATAPDAPTLDEVNTDATQVTGQAEPGSTVTVAFPGGGKASTTADDAGNFIVDIPSEVNLEGGETFTATATDKTGNESEPSTTTVVDTTAPDAPTVNDVTSNDKVINGTAEPNSTVKLTFPDGTTATGTTDSNGNYTVDIPENMSLKGGEIISATSSDAEGNESESATTTVVDATAPDAPTINEVDTNATEVNGTAEPNSTVTVTFPDGTTATGTADDQGNYTIEIPSNVDLRNGNKIEAVSADEAGNVSGPGTTTVAGEDTATAPTINNVTSDDTRITGTADAGNTVTITFPDGTTATGTADDQGNYTIDVPSNVDLNGGEEIQVKATDNRGRDSVTVTTTATDVTAPDAPVVNGVSSDATQVTGQAEPGSTVTVTFPDGTTATGTTDDEGNYTIDIPTGVKLEGGEEITATATDNTGNVSDTGATNVTDTTAPDAPVVNGVSSDATQVTGQAEPGSTVTVTFPDGTTATGKVDEDGNYTIEIPSNLNLVGGENITASTRDESGNESESTETTVVDATAPDAPTVNDVTSDATQVTGQAEPGSTVTVTFPDGTTATGTANDQGNFTIDIPTGVELEGGEEILATATDDNGNTSKTTTTTVTDTTAPDAPTVNDVTSDATQVTGQAEPGSTVTVTFPDGTTATGTADDQGNFTIDIPSNVDLNGGEELQVTATDKDGNTSEPSSANVTDTTAPDAPTVNDVTSDATQVTGQAEPGSTVTVTFPDGTTATGTADDQGNFTIDIPSNVDLNGGEELQVTATDKDGNTSEPSSANVTDTTAPDAPTVNDVTSDATQVTGQAEPGSTVTVTFPDGTTATGTADDQGNFTIDIPSNVDLNGGEELQVTATDKGGNTSEPSSANVTDTTAPDAPTVNDVTSDATQVTGQAEPGSTVTVTFPDGTTATGTADDQGNFTIDIPSNVDLNGGEELQVTATDKDGNTSEPSSANVTDTTAPDAPTVNDVTSDATQVTGQAEPGSTVTVTFPDGTTATGTADDQGNFTIDIPSNVDLNGGEELQVTATDKGGNTSESTNTTVIDSDDNSDNGNNSGAGDNSDSDNNSDSGDNSNAGDNSDSDNNSDSGDNSNAGDNSDSDNNSGNGNNSGAGDNSDSDNNSGNGDNSNAGDNSDSDNNSDSGDNSNAGDNSDSDNNSDSGDNSNAGDNSDSDNNSDSGDNSNAGDNSDSDNNSGNGDNSNAGDNSDSDNNSGNGNNSGAGDNSDSDNNSGNGNNSGAGDNSDSDNNSGNGNNSGAGDNSDSDNNSGNGDNSNAGDNSDSDNNSDSGDNSNAGDNSDSDNNSDSGDNSNAGDNSDSNNNSNNEDNSSSNKDSINQDSNVNSNDSKHDKQNELPETGEKEVRNGTLFGTLFAGLGSLLLFTKRRRKENDKK from the coding sequence ATGGGGAATAAACAAGGTTTATTACCAAATAAGTTAAATAAGTACTCTATCAGAAAATTCACAGTGGGTACTGCGTCGTTGCTTGTGGGAGCAACACTTGTTTTTGGAATTGGAAGTGAGGCGCAAGCAGCAGAATTAGATACGATCACAAAAGAAGATGTTAAGAGCCAAGACAAAGGTGAAGCATTAGACATAAAAAATATTAAAGAATCAGAAAAAGATGTTACTACTGAGGATGACAACAATGCGCAAGTACAAAATAGTGCTCAGACAGTTGACAAATCAGAAAATTCCAATGACACTGCTGTTGAATCTACGAATGACAGTGTGAAAACAGATGAAACAAAAGAAACATCGGAAAATAAATCTGCACAAGATGATGATAACATTAAAGAGGACTCAAATACTCAAGAAGAATCAACGAATACATCATCACAATCTTCTGAAGTTCCTCAAACTAAAAAAGACACAAATGAAACATCAGAAACAGCAATAGATGAAGATGCATCTACCAAAGAACAAAATAATAAAGACAACGATACTGCACAAGATGATGATAACATTAAAGAGGACTCAAATACTCAAGAAGAATCAACGAATACATCATCACAATCTTCTGAAGTTCCTCAAACTAAAAAAGACACAAATGAAACATCAGAAACAGCAATAGATGAAGATGCATCTACCAAAGAACAAAATAATAAAGACAACGATACTGCACAAGATGATGATAACATTAAAGAGGACTCAAATACTCAAGAAGAATCAACGAATACATCATCACAATCTTCTGAAGATTCTCAAACTAAAAAAGAACAACCAGACAAATCATCTAATTCAATTAAAGAGCCAGATAAACAACAAGAAGAAGTAGCAAAAGAAGAAAAAGCTACTACTGAAATAGCTGATAAAAATAAAGAATTAGAATTAAAGAATAATAAAACTGATAAAAATGAAGAATCTGAATTAGAAAGTAACTTATCTTCTTCAGAAAATAAGAAGGATACAGTTGAATCTTTCTTAAATAGTCAACTGTCCGATTCAGAAACCAAAAAAATCATGGAAAATGCTAACATTGACTATGATAAAGCAACAGATGAAGAAATTAATACAGAAATTTTAAGAGCGTCATTAATTGAAATGGCGAACAATAAGAAAAAAACAGAAACTTTAGCAACACCACAAAGAACTATGTTCCGTGCTATGGCTACACCAACAGCATTGCGTGCAGCAGTTAACCAAGATGAAGAACTACAAAAATCTTTAGGTTACACAGATGATTATACATTTGCTTCAATGTTATTTGATCCAGGTAAATTAGATTCTGATGACGCATTAAATAGTAATATAATTCCATTTGACCTACATAGTTACATGTCAGGAGCAAACTCTGGAAACAGATATAAAATTGATTTGAAATTAGATCCAATTATTGCTGAGCATGTCACTAAAATTTCAGCGAATCCTTCTGGAAGCAATAAACCCGTTGAGTTTGTAAGAATTAAAGATGAAAATGGTAATCTAACAGATACTTGGGAAGTCAACTTTATTCGTGCAAATGATGGTTTATTTGGAGGCGCAGAAATTCTTTCACAATATACTGCTAAGAATGGCAAAATAGAATTGGACGATACAGTTGGTAATATCGTATCTAACGCTGGCAATTTATCTAATAATAAATTGAATTATCAGGTGTTTGTTCGAGATTCTAAAGAAAATAAAATTGTTCGTACTTCTGAAAGCAGTGGTTATTTCTTAACAAAAGCTGATAATGATTTAGTTAATTTAGAAAATAATGTATCTACAGAAAATAATAATGCATTTAAAGCAAGTAGCGGTTCAGCTACATATAATAAAGATGTTGGAGAATTTGGTGGTATTTTAATTGACCAACAAATCATGAAGAACGGTATTTTCTCATATAGTAAAACAAAAGCTAACCAATGGTCATACAATTATCAAATTGATAAAGACTTACTACCATATATCGAAGGTGTAGAATTGCATCAATACGATTATAAAGGCTTAGAGGGTTTTGACAAAAATTATGATGCCAAAAATAAAGTTGCTAACTTAACCATTGACGAGGTTGGTAATGGCACAATTACGAGTGACAATTTAAACAAATTAATCGAATTTAATAATGCATTACCAGAAACTGTAGGCGTTAGAGTCGTACTTAAATTGAATCAAAGCGTAAATAACATTTTAACAAAAGATGCAAAATATGATTCAGAAGGTAATTTGATTAGAGAAACAATAAAACAAAAAGAAGACTTCACATTTGCTGGTTATTTAACGGATAGTAAAGGGGCATTAATTAATAATACTTTAGGTACTTCAACACTAGCGCTACAAGATTATGATAAAGATGGTCTATTAGATAGATATGAACGTCAAGTATCATTATCTGATGCAGAAAGCGAAGATACTGATGGCGATGGTAAGAATGATGGCGATGAAGTTATAAATTACAAAACATCACCACTTGTAGGCAAACCGCAAGCAGCAGATATTACAACAGAAGACACAGTCGTTTCTGGTTCTGTTCCTCTTAAAGAAGGTGCAGCAACACAAACAGCTAAAGTAATTAATGCAGAGGGCACAACAGTTGGTACAACAACTGTAAATTCAGATGGCACATTCTCAGTGTCAATTCCAAATTCACCAGAAGGTACCTATACTATTGCAATTGATTCACCAAATTATGATAATGATGAAGTAAACACTTTTGAAATTGTTGATAATTCTAAACTACCAGCACCATCTATTAATCCTGTTGACGATAACGATCAACAAATTGTTGTAAATGGTACGTCAGGTTCAACTGTGACAGTAACAGATAGTAATAATAATGTTTTAGGTACTGTAACAATTCCAGCAGATGATACAAGTGCAGCAATTAATGTTGATACTCCTTTAGAAGCAGGTACAGTATTAACTTCAACAGCTAGTAAGGACGGCAAAACAAGTGATGTATCTGATCAAATCACAGTAACAGATGCGACAGCGCCAGATGCACCAACATTAGATGAAGTAAATACAGATGCAACACAAGTTACAGGTCAAGCAGAACCTGGTTCAACTGTGACAGTTGCATTCCCTGGTGGTGGAAAAGCATCAACAACTGCAGACGATGCAGGTAATTTCATAGTAGATATTCCATCAGAAGTAAATCTAGAAGGTGGCGAGACGTTTACGGCGACTGCTACAGATAAAACTGGCAATGAATCTGAGCCAAGTACAACAACGGTTGTTGATACTACGGCGCCAGATGCACCGACAGTTAATGATGTAACAAGTAATGACAAAGTAATAAACGGCACAGCAGAACCAAATTCAACAGTTAAATTAACGTTCCCTGATGGCACAACTGCTACGGGTACTACAGATAGTAACGGAAACTATACAGTAGACATTCCAGAGAATATGTCACTCAAAGGCGGCGAGATAATTAGCGCTACTTCAAGTGACGCAGAAGGTAATGAATCTGAAAGTGCAACTACAACAGTTGTTGATGCGACTGCTCCAGACGCACCAACAATAAATGAAGTTGACACAAATGCCACTGAAGTTAATGGTACAGCAGAACCAAATTCAACAGTAACTGTAACGTTCCCTGATGGCACAACTGCTACGGGTACAGCGGATGATCAAGGGAATTATACAATCGAAATACCATCAAATGTTGATTTAAGAAATGGTAATAAAATAGAAGCTGTATCAGCAGATGAAGCTGGTAATGTATCTGGACCAGGTACGACAACAGTTGCAGGTGAAGATACAGCAACAGCACCTACAATTAATAACGTGACTAGTGATGATACACGAATCACTGGTACAGCGGATGCAGGTAATACAGTTACAATTACCTTCCCTGACGGCACAACTGCTACGGGTACTGCAGATGACCAAGGTAATTACACAATTGATGTTCCATCTAATGTTGATCTAAACGGTGGCGAAGAAATTCAAGTTAAAGCGACGGATAATAGAGGACGCGATTCAGTAACTGTTACAACAACTGCTACTGATGTAACAGCGCCAGACGCACCGGTTGTTAACGGAGTATCAAGTGACGCTACTCAAGTTACAGGTCAAGCAGAACCTGGTTCAACAGTAACTGTAACTTTCCCTGACGGTACAACTGCTACGGGTACTACAGATGACGAAGGTAATTATACAATTGATATTCCAACAGGTGTAAAACTAGAAGGTGGTGAAGAAATTACTGCTACAGCTACTGATAATACTGGTAATGTATCTGATACAGGGGCTACGAATGTTACAGATACAACAGCGCCAGACGCACCAGTTGTTAACGGGGTATCAAGTGACGCTACTCAAGTTACAGGTCAAGCAGAACCTGGCTCAACAGTAACAGTGACATTCCCTGATGGTACAACTGCTACGGGTAAAGTTGATGAAGACGGTAACTATACAATTGAAATACCTTCGAATTTGAATCTAGTAGGTGGAGAAAACATAACTGCTAGTACAAGAGATGAATCTGGAAATGAATCAGAAAGTACAGAAACAACAGTTGTTGATGCAACAGCTCCAGACGCACCAACTGTGAATGACGTGACTAGTGACGCTACTCAAGTTACAGGTCAAGCAGAACCTGGTTCAACAGTAACTGTAACGTTCCCTGATGGTACAACTGCTACGGGTACAGCGAATGATCAAGGGAATTTCACAATTGATATTCCAACAGGTGTAGAACTAGAAGGCGGCGAAGAAATCTTAGCTACAGCTACAGATGATAACGGGAATACTTCAAAAACTACTACTACTACCGTTACAGACACAACAGCTCCAGACGCACCAACTGTGAATGACGTGACTAGTGACGCTACTCAAGTTACAGGTCAAGCAGAACCTGGTTCAACAGTAACTGTAACGTTCCCTGATGGTACAACTGCTACGGGTACTGCAGATGATCAAGGGAATTTCACAATTGATATTCCATCCAATGTTGACCTAAACGGTGGCGAAGAGCTACAAGTAACGGCAACTGACAAAGACGGCAATACTTCTGAACCAAGCTCAGCGAACGTTACAGACACAACTGCTCCTGATGCACCAACGGTGAATGATGTGACTAGTGACGCTACTCAAGTTACAGGTCAAGCAGAACCTGGTTCAACAGTAACTGTAACGTTCCCTGATGGTACAACTGCTACGGGTACTGCAGATGATCAAGGGAATTTCACAATTGATATTCCATCCAATGTTGACCTAAACGGTGGCGAAGAGCTACAAGTAACGGCAACTGACAAAGACGGCAATACTTCTGAACCAAGCTCAGCGAACGTTACAGACACAACTGCTCCTGATGCACCAACGGTGAATGATGTGACTAGTGACGCTACTCAAGTTACAGGTCAAGCAGAACCTGGTTCAACAGTAACTGTAACGTTCCCTGATGGTACAACTGCTACGGGTACTGCAGATGATCAAGGGAATTTCACAATTGATATTCCATCCAATGTTGACCTAAACGGTGGCGAAGAGCTACAAGTAACGGCAACTGACAAAGGCGGCAATACTTCTGAACCAAGCTCAGCGAACGTTACAGACACAACAGCACCAGACGCACCAACTGTGAATGACGTGACTAGTGACGCTACTCAAGTTACAGGTCAAGCAGAACCTGGTTCAACAGTAACTGTAACGTTCCCTGATGGTACAACTGCTACGGGTACTGCAGATGATCAAGGGAATTTCACAATTGATATTCCATCCAATGTTGACCTAAACGGTGGCGAAGAGCTACAAGTAACAGCAACTGACAAAGACGGCAATACTTCTGAACCAAGCTCAGCGAACGTTACAGACACAACAGCACCAGACGCACCAACTGTGAATGACGTGACTAGTGACGCTACTCAAGTTACAGGTCAAGCAGAACCTGGTTCAACAGTAACTGTAACGTTCCCTGATGGTACAACTGCTACGGGTACTGCAGATGATCAAGGGAATTTCACAATTGATATTCCATCCAATGTTGACCTAAACGGTGGCGAAGAGCTACAAGTAACGGCAACTGACAAAGGCGGCAATACTTCTGAAAGTACCAATACGACTGTAATCGATTCTGATGACAACTCTGATAACGGAAATAATTCAGGTGCTGGAGACAATTCAGATTCTGATAACAACTCTGATAGCGGAGATAATTCAAATGCTGGAGACAATTCAGATTCTGATAACAACTCTGATAGCGGAGATAATTCAAATGCTGGAGACAATTCAGATTCTGATAACAACTCTGGTAACGGAAATAATTCAGGTGCTGGAGACAATTCAGATTCTGATAACAACTCTGGTAACGGAGATAATTCAAATGCTGGAGACAATTCAGATTCTGATAACAACTCTGATAGCGGAGATAATTCAAATGCTGGAGACAATTCAGATTCTGATAACAACTCTGATAGCGGAGATAATTCAAATGCTGGAGACAATTCAGATTCTGATAACAACTCTGATAGCGGAGATAATTCAAATGCTGGAGACAATTCAGATTCTGATAACAACTCTGGTAACGGAGATAATTCAAATGCTGGAGACAATTCAGATTCTGATAACAACTCTGGTAACGGAAATAATTCAGGTGCTGGAGACAATTCAGATTCTGATAACAACTCTGGTAACGGAAATAATTCAGGTGCTGGAGACAATTCAGATTCTGATAACAACTCTGGTAACGGAAATAATTCAGGTGCTGGAGACAATTCAGATTCTGATAACAACTCTGGTAACGGAGATAATTCAAATGCTGGAGACAATTCAGATTCTGATAACAACTCTGATAGCGGAGATAATTCAAATGCTGGAGACAATTCAGATTCTGATAACAACTCTGATAGCGGAGATAATTCAAATGCTGGAGACAATTCAGATTCTAATAACAACTCTAATAACGAAGATAATTCAAGCTCTAACAAAGATTCAATTAATCAAGACTCAAATGTAAATAGTAATGATAGTAAACATGATAAACAAAATGAATTACCAGAAACGGGTGAAAAAGAAGTACGTAATGGTACATTATTTGGAACGTTATTTGCTGGTTTAGGTTCTCTATTATTATTTACCAAACGTCGTAGAAAAGAAAATGATAAAAAATAA